In Plectropomus leopardus isolate mb chromosome 17, YSFRI_Pleo_2.0, whole genome shotgun sequence, the DNA window CATCCCAGCATCCAAACTCGTGAGTGAATGaccagtgaagaaaaaaaacacactgtccAGGGATGCCCAGAAGAGAACCGCTACTCTGTGGCCCCAATGTGAGCGTGTGTAGAGACACAATGGGTACATTTGGGGTGGTAATGTTAGCCCATGGCCACAACTCTCCCCAAAGCCAAGTTTAGCCATGCAGCTAACTGTAAGGCATTTACCAAACCAAACCGCTAAGCTAACCTAGCCCACTGGCTCAAGACAAAAAGGTTGAAAAAGCATTGCTTGAGCTAATAAAGATACGTTAAAGACAGCAGAGAAGTCTCCGCAGCAGCTCACCAAGCAGAGTCTTGCTAGCTAACTTACCGGTGGAAACCTAGCTGGCTAACCCAAGTACTAGCAATATTACTGCTGCAAGAGTACAGCTTCACTAAGACCGTAATTTTGTTACACCCGTTCAGTGATTGTGCTTCATGTGGGACATCACTTGCACATCagttctgtgtctgtctgtgccacatgtaaattattttacttttgtttctgAAGCTAACATTGCAGTTCCTGTGTTTTTACCTTGCGTCTCCTGGTCTCAGCAGTACCACTCCAAACAAAGCATTGGTATATGACTCGAAGATTTTGTTTCCAATTATCCACCTTATAACCGTTCACATGGGAGCACCCGGCCGGACTCATGACAGACAAAACATTCGGTTTGGGTTTTTAGGTGACAATGAAAAGTCTCCTGGATGATTCacttagctagctagctagcacGAACTGTTTGTCCAGAAATGGTTTCCGTTTGGAAATGGGACAATCGATGTTAGTATCCAAAATGCTCCTCGGGCATCTGACAAACACGGTCTTTGATTAACTAGCTACACATCTGTTCATGTAGTCACCTAACGAAATTATCACTTCACTGAAATTTCTGCTCCCCTTGCTGTTTTGACAGTTGCCTTTTCCTTTAACGTTAGCTCCACTTCCACTCTCACGATTAGTTAGCTTTCTTTCTCTAGTTAGCCTGCTAACACTCAACTACAGCTTCACAATGCCCGCCCAGCGTGCACCGTGATTTGCCAACACAAAGACGTTACGTCATTACGTCGGGTTTAGAGCACGTTGGGTGCGCTCGGTTTGGACGCCGGTGTGTTCCGTACTGGTGAATTTTGGATTTTAAACATAGGATGCATCGATGACGTTGCTTTAACAAAAACACCTCCCATTCAGAGTAGTGTGAAATCTGTGACCCATCCCCAAATTTACAACAATATTATTCTGAATGGTGCaaatctgtgctttttttaaacaggccAACACCAACTCGTTTGTTATTGCCCTTAATTTATGTCAATCATTAATGATCATGTTGCtgattgttgtgttttacagaTACTTCTCTGTCTCATGGATGCAGGTGTTGGATGACACTCATAACGTTCTCAGAAATGTCAGTatttgtgtttgagtgtgtgacaCCTTCAGAGGacaaactaaatattttaatctCAACATCAGAGAAATATGCTCCTCTATTTATTTAGGAATAGGAATAACCTACAAACGCTCAACCCTTTTAGCATCATTAATATAAGGCTACCACCTAGTGGTGATATGGTATACGTAGTCAGTGAAGTATAAAACACCCAACTTTAATGTCAGGttgtggtggatgaagtacctggaagtacagatatcttaccagaaaatggcTTTGGAGGAAGTTAGAGTCGCCTATTAGAATATCACTTCAGTAAAAGTCCTAAAGTATATGATATTTACACACAACCTTAAAATGGAGTGTAActtacacttgaagaaaaacaacatcctCTTTACAActtaaatgatttaaagaacaatatccagtttttccttcctcCCTATTCCTTGATACTTCTGCCTGTCCCCTTCTCCCATACTCCtttccttccctattttgtgGTAAGTAACTAGATGCATAggagaaatgtagtggagtatcTGACAGCTGACAGATATAATTCAAATACAGatacattaaaagtgaaaagtaaaagtgaaagttgacagaaatataaaaactcaagtaaagtagcCTACagataacccccccccccccccaaaaaaattttttttaagtgcttaGGCTGATAATAGGCTTAATTTATTACATTACTGAAACACGCAAATAGGACCAAGAGCCCATGCAGGCTTCCCTACGAAAAAGCCCCTACATATTTCTATTGAAGTGGTTCCCAACCGGTCCAGCCCCAGAGTCCAGATTTCTTCTTTGGCATTAGTTTgaggtccacacattagataaaaTAACACACTTCTAATTTAATTTCACAACATGTAAACGAGATATTGCAGGAATAAACGGAAGTggaacttcaaaataaaagctctgtatACAATTATGAGTCCattgcagtccattcagaatggatcTGCAACCAATGTTTTGTTTGGACATTAGTTTTGACGGACATGGAGGCAAAACCCAGACATAAGGTTGATGTTGCTGGATGCCAGTAAGTTTAgggactgtattttatttatgagagTAATGgtgtggctggggtgtgacttgtgttttttttttttttttttaatgttttttttctttccattcatATTACACCACTTGCACCATATTtaccatttgcattttttaacaatacataCGTAACATAAATACATCATATCAACAGAACTACTAATTTATgtcatggtttgtttgtttgttttaaggattttacaTTCTCACTGAACATAGAGAGTCAACAGTTTATGCTACTACATGGGTCAGAGTGGGGCACAGACCAGGACAAAACCACAACCATGTGCTGTATGGCCTTTAACACAATTTGGGTTTCTAAATGAAGAGCCATAGCTGTATATGTACTCACTTATTTGTACTTGAAAAGGGGGAATGGTAGATTGTTTCAGACTGCTGAGATCTGGCTTTGGATGGATTTAAACAAATTATAACAagtcaaaataatataaaatatgtagaGTATCACTGTTCCCTTCTCATCATCAGCTGGTAGTTGAGATAGCAGTAATGAACTGGATCTGCACCTGAGAAGACGATGACCCAGAGCAAACAGCTGGACATGagtttattctttattttctacttATCTGGGTCTGGCTGGCATGATTTACAGCCCTAATTTTGCCCccaagattaatttaaaaaatgcaattcagGCATGTTCATGAAATTGTGACCAAAAGTGTCAAGTCCCTCGATTGTTCACTTGGGGGCAGTGCAGATCCGTTTATTTTCACTTACATTTTGTAGCTCTCAGAGGGAAATTTTGCTATTACCCATAGGACTGCCTCTAAACCTAGTAACAGTATAATTAGTTTCCAGCTTCCTCCTCCATCCtgtatgaataaaaatgtttgtcattCATAAATCTTGAAATATAGTCATATATACAAATTACATGAACTGTATGTACATTTTCTGACTTCTCCAACACAGACTGTTttttacattatcattttttgtttttttatttttttttttctgtgtaaataaATTAAGGATAAGCATTTTACATATATCAGTCAGAGTGTGACTTTTGGATGTTTGCACTGACATTAGGTGTTTAGTATCAACAGGAAAGACAAATAAAGTCATGTTTAGGACTATAAATTCATGGAAACACAGAATGCATATGTTATTATGTACAATAGATTACAAATCAAACTAAAGACTAGTAACCCAACTGATCAATAGAGAAATTGGCACAAACAAGCTAGTGTGTCTCTAAGTTTTAAGCTTCAGTCAGCTGCTGTTTTAACAGAAGAATTACTGTCACAGATTATTCTGTTTATCATGGAGAAACAACACATGTTCTCATCTCAGACAGTTGGCGAGGTTTTAGGGACAGGCCCCCAGCATATTGGTGGATATCTCACAAACAAGACAGCAAAGACAGCAACGTGTTCACATTTCGTCGTCTATTTCCATAGATTCAGTTCACAGATGGGTATCAATCAACACTGTGCTGTTAAGGAAAAATCTTGTTAATGACTTCTAACTTATTTTTCAATTGACTAAGGTATTTGGGAAGaggtaaaaacaacacatgggTAGATTTATAAACTAGAGAATGCATTTTTGAGAGAAAACTGCAGTAGCTGCTGAACGGCACTGTTGGGTGAGCAGCCAGAAGCTTAACTGTGTTATTTGAAAAGCTGGGTGCTGAGCTAAACTGATTCTTGTATGGCTAAGAGCTGTAGAGCATTGCAGGAAAAAAGGCTCGGAGATGAACTGCATTGCTCTCTTAACTTTGTATGAGGGAACAGGGGAAGGAAGAGTTGGAATAAAAGGAAAGACACAAAGGTAAAGATAGTGTAAGTAATGAGAGTGATAGTGTTAGGACTTAAATGAGCTTAAGAGTACAGAGAAGGAGTTGAGGTGTCATTCAAGTTGGATTAAGGGTAAACTATCAGATGTGGTTCCATAGAGCCCTATAAGCACTATCATGCACTAGTAGAATTTATTGGATTCattgagatttttattttgaaagtcttaGCATACATGGAGCCTCCAGGGAATGGAAAGATTTGCTTGACTACCAGTTTTACAGTCATGTGAATCAAAGATTTATGGCATTTAACAATCACATTTAACAATCATACCAGTGTCCTTTATCTGGAATGGACTACAGTGCTTATCCTGCAAACAGTCATTGCCTTCTGCATGTAAtgattcattgatttatttgagCTGTAAGTACACTGTTCAAAGCTTGTACGGCTCCTTTGCAGCAATAGCACCAACTGTAATGCAGTTACAGCACCAAATAGGTATGCTTAAAATTAGATTATCCATGCTTCATGGAACTGATGAGCATTTGCTTTCTAGGAAATCTGAGCACCCTAATAAACATCTCTGATTATCAGCTAGTTCTGTGGTAATATCAGGGGTGGGATCGAGtcactgttttgaaatgtacaAGTCTCAAGTCTTGTAACGTCCTAAAATGAGTTAAGAGTTAAGTCACTAAGTCATTGCATTCTTTTTCAATTGTCACcccattttaaccctttgaaaacgtAAGCTTATTAGAGgaactttaaaagaaaagaaccaaaaaatttgcaagacactagtaaaatttaaaataaaatatcctgaaaattagcaaaaaaaaaaagaacaattaaaatggaaaaaaacaaggaaataaaatcaaGGACATcataatatatgaatatatttctgtaacattgtGTTAAATATATGATTctaattaataaatatgtagtgctctttacatttttccctattaaaaaaaattaaaaaattcaaattctatctctctctctctttttccatataatttttcttatcacattttactaatctcttgcaatttgcgggacattttttgcagaatttttcattgccttttttcatgttttgaaagaaatcaaaccaatttgtttcagtggtttaaatgtttgtaaaaggcATATGAAcactgcaaaagaaaactgatattggcccaggcttcaaagggttaaaaacagaataataacatattaaatacttaataatcataaatgtcTTTTCTGAAACTTTGTGGCCCACTTTTTAATTGACACACTTTTTGGGGGAaggtattaagtattttttaagtcaaaaggcttaagtccaagtgaagttaTTGGTTGTTGGTGTTATTGAGGTTCAAATCTTTTCTGATTTGGTCTACTCGTGAATAGAATCTAAGTCATAGGTTACTTGAGGCCAAGTCATGTGATTCCAGTCCACACCTCTGGGTAACAATCTAGTGACTGAGCTAGTTTTTGGTAAAATCCAGTGTACATGCAATCATTCAGTTTTGCACTGAACAATTCAATTTATTGATTAAAGGTGATTGAGGACTCTGGATGCAATTTTCCAGGTACGTGGGATTTCTGAATGACGCCAATGATGTATTACTAGGAAGCACTGCTTATTAAACTGAATGTTATTTTGGAATTAATAATGATCCACAGTTGACAGTTGGTGAGGGTTATTTTCTAAGAAGCTTCTCTGGACTCACATGACTGGAAAACATTTCCTattaaacaaaacttttattttgcacagtgaatCTGACTGTAAAtgaataagaaataagaaaattaatcagAAAAAGATCAGTTTTAATGACGTacagcacactgactgactgactgtgttAGATTGTCCTTCATATGAAGAAGCATGCTAATATTATACCACAGATCAGCAGACAGGACATCTGCATCCTGCCTGCTCTCTGCCAGTGATGCAGAGGGGACACAACTGTTGGAAGCTGTCAGTGGCCTGCTCACGTCATCAGAGATGCTGGGTAGGGCAAATCAAGCCGTTTGGGGAGTACTGTGGAGGAGTTTAACTGAAATCCCCCAGGCTAAACAGTTATCCTAAGCTCCCTTGATAGTCACAAAACACAAGTTCCCCAAGAACTGCAGATGAGCTCTTTTACAGAGAGATGCCCTCAGCTCTGGAGGTCATACTGGGGAATTTCAGTCGAGATCCAGAATTCATAAAAACCACTTGCCTTTCTCTTTGATTTTACATCtgctttttaccattttcatgAGAagctttttcacttttaaaagttttaggGTTTTTAATGAGGAGTACGATgaaaatgcagacatttttgttaCATATTAGTTTTTCACTGAAATCTGTTAGAAGCCTGTAAAGATCAGAATCATTTCTTCAGAGGAATATTTCATGTAATGACATGCAGGCTTCTGTTTAAATCTTGACTTTTTAAGCCAAAGAACACATTCAGACTCTGGATAAAAGATACTATCTACCTTGCAAATGATTGTTAATGGCTTACCATTACACTAGAGGAAATAAATACgaatatctttttatttaattcaatgGTGCGTCATTATGAATAGAACATACAAGTTCAACAGAATATTCAAggaaaaactactttttttactgtcttCCATCTTTTGTTGAATAGAGGGTGTGTGCTGACTGAATTTAAATTCATTACTTTTTAGATTTCTATAAAAGGACTATAGAGAGACACACTGTTCTCATCTCAAGATGGCTCACTGGCTGAATCATTGCTTTTttaatagttataataatatgTAGACTTTATGCAGGAGCTGAACCTCATGATGGGTTCTTGATGAACTTGTCTGCAAAAAGGTAATGtgtagaaaacataaaacatacaggACAGCTTCAGGGATGCTGCAACAAATTCTGGGCCCTAGGCATAAGCAGCCTCTGTGGACTCCCTGCCCTTCCTTCCTCCAGTTTGCGTCCtgtcttcctttcttttctttattggCATCCAAACCACTTTGAAAGATATGAGCAACAGAAGCGGTCGGCAATTCGACTCTTATTCACCTGGTATTACATGTGTCTCAGGTGACCTGATTCCATGTAGGCAGCGCTAAATATAGGTCTAAACGGCCACCAAAACGCATTGTTATCCGATCACTCAACCTACTTGTTGAGGTGGTCTGGGATGCATTCGACCACATATGTTTTGTAGTTTACATACTAACACTGTCCTGATGCCTCACTGACAACAACTATATCATCAGTGCAGGACGTgatggttgttttggtgaccgTGCACCAATGCGCTGTAATTTAGCCATTTCATGAAGTGTGGTGATAACTGTGCGTGGAGCAGTGACAGATTGTGACCACAACTGGTCAGCTAGAGATACAGCACAGATATGAACAGTGATGCGTCTCGGCCACCCACCTGAGTTTGGATCACTGAAACGTATGTTAGGTCTAAACAGGCTGACTGAATTTAGATATATAACCTAGTACaggggtatatatatatatgtatatgcgtatatatatatatatatacacacagacagagagaaagggagaatTAGCACAAAATTGCAGTGTTAGCAAAtccattgcaaaaaaagttctGTTAAATACtaattgatataaaaaaacatacattaaagaAACTACAAAACTACATGGACCTACAACTGAAACATTAATAGCACTACtgtttttatacacacacacacgtacacacacacgtacatatacactgtatatagTGTTAGCAAATCCATTGCAACAAAAGTTTCATTAAATACTCACcgatatataaatacatacattaaagAAACGACATAGACCtacaatgtaaacataaataatatagtATAGCAACAATAGTTGCTTGTAATCCTGAAGAAGATGcaaatgtgactaaatattAACAGCTGCATCTCATTTACTTCTCTGCCTTAGCAGTCTGATAATTTATTACATATATTGATGGCTAATTAGCTTTGCTTTAAAAGGATCAGGGAGACAACACACAGTAAATCAGTCAAAAAGATATCGGTAATTCTGACCAACATGACAGTGAGTTAATGAGCTTCTTCCTGTCTCATGGCCAATTCCGCAGCTGGAAATAGGTCAAAGTGAGTCAGGatgaaacaaaaatcacaatgaaaaatgttgaatgaaACAAGCTCTTGCTCTCTTATATGCGCACATACTAATGTGATACTTATCTTTCAGAAACGGGAAATTTGACTGTTACCTTCGCGACACACATCATTTTACTCTATGACAAAGCTGTTACGTTATCTTTCCAAATGCAATAACAATGTGCATGTAATTCTACTTGAATATGTTTAATTGTATGTGGGATGAAAGTTTTGGGGTCAGAAAATGGCCCACTTTCCTCATAAATGTAATGTGTCAGATCTTTTCCTCGTGACCCAAATGGCAGATCACTTGATCGACATAATGCCCTACAAACTCAAATCTGGGTCACATATACCAACTCTGTAAGTTTCACCAGCATGTAACAGTCGACGTCATGCTGGAAATTACTGTGAGCCCTGAATGTTTGTTTAAGTCTCTGGTAAGATCAACAGCAGTCAGTTGGAGGCATGACCAAAGATAATGTTCAGTGACTCTCACATCTCAATGTGAGGTTGGCTCTCAAAGCTATTCTTAATTAGGTCTTCACCGGCAGTGTCACGGCAGTGGTCTGTCTGCAATGGTGGCTAATGAGAATTTATCGCCATGGTGTTTACCAGGTGTGGGTAGTAATGTGTGTGCGGGAGGCAGAGGGAATTAACTGAAGAATCTATCCTTTAATGAGGACATATAGCTGTGAAAGTATATAGGTCAATGAGGTTTAGAAGACCAAGACATCAAATCGAGTGCCTTTAAAGAAAAGACTGCAAAATTTCACCAGCTACAGCAGACATACGCCTAAACCAACTCTGCCACTTTatgtagttttatgtttttaaatgcatattttaaacagATAAACTACACCATAAGCACAGCATATAATATTTAATGCTGTTCGTCAGGAGTGTATCTCCATTTGCTGGCAAACCATACGCAGCTCAATAACACTGCACAAGGTCATCACTAATATCAACTCTTTGACTTATTATTGGAGTCCATTTGGCCATGTATTTGTACCTGACATGCATTTACACTGGTTGCCATGTTTCACTGTAGATGCACACCAAGAATTGTGGCACACTTGTGGACATAAGAGGTTGAATTAAGGTATAGTCGCTTAACGTTGCTAGGTAGCAGCATGTGCCATTTTCCCTGGCCATCACAGGTCAGGTTTATTGGTTCTGTGTATTAATGGATTGTCTGTGGCCTATTTGGGGGGAAATATAGGCTGTCTGGGATCTCATTCAAAAGAGAATCCATTTGTGTAAGAGCCTTATATAAACAGCAGGATAACCCCCTAAACTGGGCTTCCCtgaaaaagaaattcataaaggcctcttcaaaatacatttttatgaaacaatAGATGCTTAAAacagggcttttttttgttgttgccttttAATGTTCTATCTCAGTTTAGCCAGGACATGCGAATACTATAATTTATTCAAAAGAAACAAGCATGCCAGAGagtgaaatctgagaaaatagTCCCATCCTTCCACTTATTTCTGTTGCAAAAGAAATCCCCAGTTATGTATATCTAAGACATTTGGGCATGGCTTTACAATacgataaaataaaataaagaagccactaatttgatttctcaaatatttttgatgaaCCTGCAGCtgaacaaatttttaaaaaatcaataacattttaCGTTGACTTAGTAGTGCCagttttatgaatttatttccattataaacacacacacacacacacacacacacacacacacacacatcattattattattaagagacaacataaaaacatagcCTATAGCCTAGAGAATGCTAATGCCAGGAGATAGGAGCACTTACAGAAATCAGAAATCATCTCATATAATGTTACATACATGGAGTCAAGGTTGTAGTAGccttgctatttttaaaatatggaaatgagtgcttgttttcaaaaaatgaaaaaggaggCATATGATAAATATAGATTCATGAATATGAGATTTTGCAGGTAAAAGTATCAATGTGATGATATAATATTGGTTCCCTTTGGTAGAAAAGTAgcctaagttatatttaaaaaaaaaaaaaaaaatccaaacaatacaaagttaaagtttttGAATATGGGTGGCGTCATCATACGACGCATGACGTCAACTGTCTGCGCCTCGGAGCAGAGACAGCGATGGCGATGTCACAAGCAAaccaagagaaagagagcgatGATTGCTCTTTGCTGCCTCTAGTTCATGACATTATCAAATGGTAAGATTGCCAGCGCGTTTGTGCGTGCTTTACATTTATTCACGACTCTTTACTTGTCGTTAACTGTCGCTTTGGTGGAGCTGCTAAGCTCGTCGACCTGTTCGctaaagctaacgttagcctttCACAGCTAGGCTAACTAGAAAAGATGCATGTCCAGAATAACGTAACGACGTGGAAATAACGTGCCCCTTATTCACTTACTCTCTTTAAGCATGGACAAGGACAGCCAGGATGTCCATCAAGAGCTGGCCAAGCTGAAGGCGAAGATCCAGGAGGCTCGGGAGCAGATATCCAACATGCCCGGGGTGGACAGCAGCCcgctggagcagcagcagcagctggcgACGCTGCGAGAGCAGGTCCGCACCAAGaaccagctgctgcagaaataCAAAAGTCTGTGCATGTTTGACGTGCCAAAAGCATCATGATACTGAAGACTGGATTAGTTCACTGACTGGAGGACGCTCACGGACAGTCGAGGTGCAGGAAGGACGTTTTGCTTATTATCCTCACCTTTGAAG includes these proteins:
- the med9 gene encoding mediator of RNA polymerase II transcription subunit 9; protein product: MAMSQANQEKESDDCSLLPLVHDIIKCMDKDSQDVHQELAKLKAKIQEAREQISNMPGVDSSPLEQQQQLATLREQVRTKNQLLQKYKSLCMFDVPKAS